The Rhododendron vialii isolate Sample 1 chromosome 8a, ASM3025357v1 genome has a window encoding:
- the LOC131298036 gene encoding BTB/POZ domain-containing protein SR1IP1-like isoform X2 produces MADLDHEKIGQQPATNTVCAKKKELLSTAMKRTSEWIFTQEIPIDVIIHAGGTAFSLHKFPLVSKCGYIRKLVSQSTNDNLCTIQLPDVPGGAEAFELAAKFCYGVNFEITIENIAMLRCAAEYLEMTEEYAVRNLVGRTEAYLNDVALKSIAGAVCILHSTQNLIPIAEEVKLVSRCIDTIAYLACNDSRICEPNKGESGIEGVKCCSMDNLENIVDWWVEDLTVLRIDMFQRVLIAMVSRGFKQFALVPILMLYAQKSLQGLETFGNRRKKIDPRQEHEKRVVIETIVSLLPREKNSISVSFLSMLLKSAIHLQTTVASRLDLEKRIGLQLGQAVLDDLLIPSFSLTGDTLLDVDTAKRIVTYYIEFELEGSWLGYGHMGGDLLSPPTSDMERVRKLVESYLAEIASDRNLTVSKFRSVAELVPEQARVRDDGMYRAVDVYLKAHPALSETERKKVCSLMDCRKLSPEASAHAAQNDRLPVQTTVQVLYNEQQWLRHIINGSFTGTDECPDLPHKFNLHDATDFHPVSSELSSLKRENQELKIELVKMKMRLQGVEKPGDESALGSPSESSMASADKPRLARKSFISSVSRKLGRLYPFLLGGDGASTPSKDRITQGRDRRHSIS; encoded by the exons ATGGCGGATCTTGATCATGAGAAAATTGGACAGCAGCCCGCCACCAATACTGTCTGCGCCAAGAAGAAGGAGCTCCTTTCCACTGCCATGAAGAGGACTAGTGAATG GATTTTCACCCAGGAAATTCCCATTGATGTCATCATTCACGCTGGTGGAACTGCCTTTTCACTACACAAG TTTCCATTAGTCTCAAAGTGCGGATACATAAGAAAATTGGTGTCACAATCAACCAATGATAATCTCTGTACGATTCAACTCCCTGATGTTCCCGGCGGAGCTGAAGCATTCGAACTGGCAGCGAAATTCTGCTATGGAGTAAATTTCGAAATTACCATAGAAAACATTGCTATGCTCCGATGTGCAGCCGAATACCTTGAGATGACAGAGGAATATGCAGTTAGAAACCTTGTGGGAAGAACCGAGGCCTATTTAAACGATGTGGCACTCAAAAGCATTGCAGGGGCAGTTTGCATTTTGCACAGTACACAAAATCTCATTCCAATAGCAGAGGAAGTAAAATTGGTGAGTCGATGCATTGATACGATAGCATATCTGGCATGTAACGATAGCCGTATTTGCGAACCAAACAAGGGCGAAAGTGGCATTGAAGGTGTCAAGTGTTGTTCAATGGATAACTTGGAAAACATAGTTGATTGGTGGGTTGAGGACCTAACTGTTCTCAGAATTGATATGTTTCAGAGGGTTCTGATTGCAATGGTGTCAAGAGGGTTCAAGCAATTTGCATTGGTTCCAATTCTTATGCTCTACGCACAAAAATCTCTCCAGGGATTG GAAACTTTTGGAAACCGGAGGAAGAAAATCGACCCTAGACAAGAACACGAGAAGAGGGTAGTAATAGAAACAATAGTCAGTCTCCTGCCAAGGGAAAAAAACTCCATCTCAGTTAGCTTCCTCTCAATGCTGCTTAAGTCCGCAATCCATCTCCAAACAACGGTTGCTTCCCGTCTTGATTTAGAGAAGAGAATCGGGTTGCAACTAGGACAAGCCGTTCTCGATGATCTATTGATCCCTTCATTCTCTTTAACTGGGGACACACTGTTGGATGTGGATACTGCAAAGAGGATTGTGACGTATTATATTGAATTTGAACTAGAGGGGAGCTGGTTGGGATACGGCCACATGGGTGGcgatcttctctctcctccgacGAGTGACATGGAGAGGGTGAGGAAGCTGGTGGAAAGCTATCTTGCTGAAATTGCGTCTGACCGGAACTTAACCGTATCCAAGTTTAGGAGTGTTGCTGAACTTGTACCGGAACAAGCAAGGGTGAGAGACGATGGGATGTATAGAGCCGTTGATGTTTACTTGAAG GCTCATCCTGCATTGAGTGAAACAGAAAGGAAGAAAGTATGCAGCCTTATGGACTGCCGGAAGCTGTCACCCGAGGCCAGCGCCCATGCCGCCCAAAATGACCGCCTCCCTGTCCAAACCACGGTCCAGGTGCTTTACAACGAGCAACAATGGCTCCGCCATATCATTAACGGCAGTTTCACAGGCACCGACGAATGCCCTGACTTACCCCACAAATTCAACTTGCACGACGCCACTGATTTCCACCCTGTCTCTAGTGAGCTCTCCAGTCTGAAAAGGGAGAATCAGGAACTCAAAATTGAGCtggtgaaaatgaaaatgagattGCAAGGAGTTGAGAAACCAGGTGATGAATCTGCTTTGGGTAGTCCCTCGGAGAGCAGCATGGCATCTGCTGATAAGCCTCGTTTGGCTCGTAAATCATTCATAAGCTCGGTGTCTAGAAAACTTGGGCGATTGTATCCTTTTCTGCTTGGTGGGGATGGAGCCAGTACTCCTAGTAAAGATCGGATAACACAAGGAAGAGATCGACGCCATTCCATATCTTAA
- the LOC131298036 gene encoding BTB/POZ domain-containing protein SR1IP1-like isoform X1: MADLDHEKIGQQPATNTVCAKKKELLSTAMKRTSECRIFTQEIPIDVIIHAGGTAFSLHKFPLVSKCGYIRKLVSQSTNDNLCTIQLPDVPGGAEAFELAAKFCYGVNFEITIENIAMLRCAAEYLEMTEEYAVRNLVGRTEAYLNDVALKSIAGAVCILHSTQNLIPIAEEVKLVSRCIDTIAYLACNDSRICEPNKGESGIEGVKCCSMDNLENIVDWWVEDLTVLRIDMFQRVLIAMVSRGFKQFALVPILMLYAQKSLQGLETFGNRRKKIDPRQEHEKRVVIETIVSLLPREKNSISVSFLSMLLKSAIHLQTTVASRLDLEKRIGLQLGQAVLDDLLIPSFSLTGDTLLDVDTAKRIVTYYIEFELEGSWLGYGHMGGDLLSPPTSDMERVRKLVESYLAEIASDRNLTVSKFRSVAELVPEQARVRDDGMYRAVDVYLKAHPALSETERKKVCSLMDCRKLSPEASAHAAQNDRLPVQTTVQVLYNEQQWLRHIINGSFTGTDECPDLPHKFNLHDATDFHPVSSELSSLKRENQELKIELVKMKMRLQGVEKPGDESALGSPSESSMASADKPRLARKSFISSVSRKLGRLYPFLLGGDGASTPSKDRITQGRDRRHSIS; the protein is encoded by the exons ATGGCGGATCTTGATCATGAGAAAATTGGACAGCAGCCCGCCACCAATACTGTCTGCGCCAAGAAGAAGGAGCTCCTTTCCACTGCCATGAAGAGGACTAGTGAATG CAGGATTTTCACCCAGGAAATTCCCATTGATGTCATCATTCACGCTGGTGGAACTGCCTTTTCACTACACAAG TTTCCATTAGTCTCAAAGTGCGGATACATAAGAAAATTGGTGTCACAATCAACCAATGATAATCTCTGTACGATTCAACTCCCTGATGTTCCCGGCGGAGCTGAAGCATTCGAACTGGCAGCGAAATTCTGCTATGGAGTAAATTTCGAAATTACCATAGAAAACATTGCTATGCTCCGATGTGCAGCCGAATACCTTGAGATGACAGAGGAATATGCAGTTAGAAACCTTGTGGGAAGAACCGAGGCCTATTTAAACGATGTGGCACTCAAAAGCATTGCAGGGGCAGTTTGCATTTTGCACAGTACACAAAATCTCATTCCAATAGCAGAGGAAGTAAAATTGGTGAGTCGATGCATTGATACGATAGCATATCTGGCATGTAACGATAGCCGTATTTGCGAACCAAACAAGGGCGAAAGTGGCATTGAAGGTGTCAAGTGTTGTTCAATGGATAACTTGGAAAACATAGTTGATTGGTGGGTTGAGGACCTAACTGTTCTCAGAATTGATATGTTTCAGAGGGTTCTGATTGCAATGGTGTCAAGAGGGTTCAAGCAATTTGCATTGGTTCCAATTCTTATGCTCTACGCACAAAAATCTCTCCAGGGATTG GAAACTTTTGGAAACCGGAGGAAGAAAATCGACCCTAGACAAGAACACGAGAAGAGGGTAGTAATAGAAACAATAGTCAGTCTCCTGCCAAGGGAAAAAAACTCCATCTCAGTTAGCTTCCTCTCAATGCTGCTTAAGTCCGCAATCCATCTCCAAACAACGGTTGCTTCCCGTCTTGATTTAGAGAAGAGAATCGGGTTGCAACTAGGACAAGCCGTTCTCGATGATCTATTGATCCCTTCATTCTCTTTAACTGGGGACACACTGTTGGATGTGGATACTGCAAAGAGGATTGTGACGTATTATATTGAATTTGAACTAGAGGGGAGCTGGTTGGGATACGGCCACATGGGTGGcgatcttctctctcctccgacGAGTGACATGGAGAGGGTGAGGAAGCTGGTGGAAAGCTATCTTGCTGAAATTGCGTCTGACCGGAACTTAACCGTATCCAAGTTTAGGAGTGTTGCTGAACTTGTACCGGAACAAGCAAGGGTGAGAGACGATGGGATGTATAGAGCCGTTGATGTTTACTTGAAG GCTCATCCTGCATTGAGTGAAACAGAAAGGAAGAAAGTATGCAGCCTTATGGACTGCCGGAAGCTGTCACCCGAGGCCAGCGCCCATGCCGCCCAAAATGACCGCCTCCCTGTCCAAACCACGGTCCAGGTGCTTTACAACGAGCAACAATGGCTCCGCCATATCATTAACGGCAGTTTCACAGGCACCGACGAATGCCCTGACTTACCCCACAAATTCAACTTGCACGACGCCACTGATTTCCACCCTGTCTCTAGTGAGCTCTCCAGTCTGAAAAGGGAGAATCAGGAACTCAAAATTGAGCtggtgaaaatgaaaatgagattGCAAGGAGTTGAGAAACCAGGTGATGAATCTGCTTTGGGTAGTCCCTCGGAGAGCAGCATGGCATCTGCTGATAAGCCTCGTTTGGCTCGTAAATCATTCATAAGCTCGGTGTCTAGAAAACTTGGGCGATTGTATCCTTTTCTGCTTGGTGGGGATGGAGCCAGTACTCCTAGTAAAGATCGGATAACACAAGGAAGAGATCGACGCCATTCCATATCTTAA